From Cataglyphis hispanica isolate Lineage 1 chromosome 3, ULB_Chis1_1.0, whole genome shotgun sequence, a single genomic window includes:
- the LOC126848496 gene encoding MOXD1 homolog 1, which yields MLLLRVIVTLIACWIVKCDLMDLYVQHMDETMRTKLYNNKRHRMFPISRRIRRSLKYDKLLLDDLMKQLDMDERWQWKAKKKISYQNDALDYPNKREENSDPDQHEMLSTTTQDLKYPDETTIIAEAENSQALIEIDTTKSISDIVKDETESNNSSHYVTIEGQEEALKGEFPFWRIILENQTNVEDILDKPLEPVEEIPLEEWKDFEETEDEENSQFEIISENEQIKAKPRIPRKRRMPKLWDKMSKTYKYASAVKMDLIKNKTRTKIRMRSRRSAKKGGVNRGIFNAKMPKFTRYEKLDEDGDVILEWDPSDEEEVTFRVTAKILGYVGIGFNEKGHMMGADILLAWVDDHTGVVNLLDSHGIEMKAAPVADTSQDVRVLGGSQNETHTTVTFARKWQTCDPQDHQLTEDTVKVLWALHPTDPELNTALWHENRRGAKALRLKTAAAHSPPRETRNIRHWDVKLNQFEVDDTDTVYWCKIFKASWLREKHHMIGYTPLVEKANEDLVHHVILYECASTSPILGEHARIAGARCYSPTMPRAWESCLQPILAWARGSKGEWMPEHVGIPIAEHGESSYYMLEVHYNNPSMKRVIDSSGVRLYLTPKLRPQEAGILVAGVAVSPLHLVPPKQKEYATAGYCTPHCTNMMFPEDGINIVSVVLHSHLAGRRLSLKHIRRGKELPRIVQDNHFDFDYQQSHTLEKEVKVLPGDELVAECVYGTLNRTKPTLGGYAATQEMCLAFVLHYPRTPLAGCYSVTPVRDLFKTLGVHSFRGMTMEYLEKLFLINGTDLTLPSTNQQQLFAYPAARPTDESALRAMKDYTEESEDDNIFSRLIIEEPEEFRGRTMAEHMLALPWTEELLARSIENNLYHGRHMTFCRKRDDQLALPADIQNFPNYTALPEMNDTTCSEFKNTSGSSGIFYIPVINLVTIIVVSIVML from the exons ATGTTGCTACTCAGAGTGATCGTGACGTTGATCGCGTGCTGGATCGTCAAGTGCGATCTGATGGATCTCTACGTCCAGCACATGGACGAGACCATGAGGACGAAGTTGTATAATAACAAGCGGCATCGCATGTTTCCCATTTCCCGAAGGATAAGGAGGAGCCTCAAATACGACAAATTGCTGTTGGATGATTTGATGAAGCAATTGGACATGGATGAGAGGTGGCAATGGAAAGCCAAGAAGAAGATCTCTTACCAAAATGACGCTTTAGACTATCCGAATAAGCGAGAGGAGAATTCTGATCCTGATCAACACGAAATGCTCTCGACTACAACACAGGATTTGAAATATCCTGATGAAACAACGATCATTGCCGAAGCTGAAAATTCGCAAGCGCTGATCGAAATCGACACTACAAAATCGATATCTGATATCGTTAAAGACGAAACAGAATCGAATAATTCTTCGCATTATGTGACGATCGAAGGACAAGAAGAAGCGTTGAAGGGGGAATTTCCCTTTTGGAGAATCATTCTGGAGAATCAGACTAATGTCGAAGACATCCTTGACAAACCTCTAGAACCTGTAGAAGAGATTCCATTGGAAGAATGGAAGGATTTCGAAGAGACGGAGGACGAGGAGAATTCTCAGTTCGAAATCATCAGCGAGAACGAGCAAATCAAAGCGAAGCCGAGGATACCAAGGAAGAGAAGAATGCCGAAACTATGGGATAAAATGTCAAAGACGTATAAGTACGCTTCTGCCGTAAAAATGGATCTCATCAAGAACAAGACGAGGACAAAGATAAGAATGAGATCTAGAAGAAGCGCGAAAAAAGGTGGAGTTAATCGAGGAATATTTAATGCCAAGATGCCAAAGTTCACTAGGTACGAGAAGCTCGACGAGGACGGTGACGTAATCCTCGAGTGGGATCCTTCGGACGAGGAGGAAGTGACATTCAGGGTCACCGCTAAGATCCTGGGCTACGTCGGCATCGGTTTCAACGAAAAAGGCCACATGATGGGTGCCGATATCTTACTCGCTTGGGTGGACGATCACACTGGCGTTGTCAATCTACTG GACTCGCACGGTATCGAGATGAAGGCCGCACCAGTTGCCGACACGTCTCAGGACGTCCGAGTACTTGGCGGTTCGCAAAACGAGACCCATACCACGGTAACGTTTGCTAGGAAGTGGCAGACATGTGACCCTCAGGATCACCAGCTCACA GAGGACACCGTCAAAGTGCTGTGGGCTCTACATCCGACCGATCCAGAATTAAACACGGCACTATGGCACGAGAATAGACGAGGCGCGAAGGCCCTGAGGCTAAAGACAGCTGCGGCACATTCGCCACCGCGTGAAACTCGGAATATACGACACTGGGACGTAAAACTTAACCAG ttTGAGGTGGACGACACGGACACAGTTTACTGGTGCAAGATCTTCAAGGCCTCCTGGCTGAGAGAGAAACACCACATGATAGGG TATACACCGCTCGTGGAGAAGGCTAACGAGGATCTGGTCCATCACGTGATCCTATACGAGTGCGCATCGACGTCGCCGATCCTCGGTGAGCATGCCAGGATCGCGGGTGCCCGCTGCTACAGCCCGACGATGCCTCGAGCTTGGGAATCGTGTCTGCAGCCCATCCTCGCTTGGGCTCGTGGTAGTAAag GAGAGTGGATGCCGGAACACGTCGGTATACCTATAGCGGAACACGGTGAGAGCTCGTATTACATGCTGGAAGTGCACTATAATAATCCGAGTATGAAGAGAGTGATTGACAGCAGCGGCGTACGACTCTACTTGACTCCGAAACTTCGTCCTCAGGAAGCGGGCATTCTTGTGGCCGGCGTGGCGGTCAGTCCTCTTCATTTAGTGCCTCCGAAGCAGAAGGAATACGCCACCGCAGGATACTGCACTCCGCACTGCACAAACATG atgTTTCCCGAGGATGGTATCAATATTGTATCGGTTGTCCTGCATTCACATTTAGCTGGACGTCGTCTCAGCTTGAAGCACATTCGACGTGGTAAAGAATTACCAAGGATCGTCCAGGACAATCACTTTGATTTCGATTACCAGCAATCCCATACGCTGGAGAAGGAAGTGAAGGTGTTACCTGGGGACGAGCTCGTCGCGGAATGCGTTTACGGCACTTTGAACAGGACGAAACCGACTCTAGGCGGCTACGCGGCTACCCAGGAGATGTGTCTGGCGTTCGTCCTGCATTATCCCAGGACACCGCTCGCCGGCTGCTACAGCGTGACGCCCGTCAGGGATCTTTTCAAGACTCTCGGCGTGCACAGCTTTCGGGGGATGACGATGGAATACTTGGAGAAGCTGTTCCTAATAAATGG aaCTGATTTGACTCTGCCTTCAACCAATCAGCAACAGCTTTTCGCTTATCCGGCCGCAAGACCGACAGACGAGTCTGCATTAAGAGCGATGAAAGATTACACGGAAGAGAGCGAAGATGATAACATCTTTTCACGACTCATTATCGAGGAGCCCGAAGAATTCCGag GTCGCACTATGGCTGAGCATATGCTGGCTTTGCCATGGACGGAAGAATTGCTCGCAAGatcaatagaaaataatctttatcacGGCAGGCATATGACATTCTGCAGAAAAAGAGACGATCAATTGGCATTG cCGGCAGATATTCAAAACTTTCCGAATTACACGGCACTACCGGAAATGAATGACACGACTTGTAGCGAATTCAAGAATACGTCTGGATCCTctggaattttttatatacccgTGATAAACCTGGTCACTATCATCGTCGTATCGATCGTTATGTTGTAA